The Oncorhynchus clarkii lewisi isolate Uvic-CL-2024 chromosome 12, UVic_Ocla_1.0, whole genome shotgun sequence genome segment GATTCATTTACTGGAGGAAAAAAAGAAATTGCTTTTAGGATAAGCATATCACTATTCCATCATCTATGCTGCTATGCATGATGTTTTGACTGATTTTGAATTGATCCAGTTGGTTCATAAACTCCTATCATCCTCCTGTGTAACAATCATGACGCAGTACACCAGCCAAACAACCATAAAAGACAAGTGTTTCTAAACAAAATGATAAAATAAAAACTACACCCCCGATAAAGCGCTCATCCAATCAATTATTCAGTTTTCCATGGCATGATGTTCTTCAGAGGATCGCTCACTGTTGGTGTTACGGTTGTTGTTAGCGTCCGTGCTACCGTCGGGGTTAGCGTCCGTGCTACCGTCGGGGTTAGCGTCCGTGCTACCGTCGGGGTTAGCGTCCGTGCTACCGTCGGGGTTAGCGTCCGTGCTACCGTCGGGGTTAGCGTCCGTGCTACCGTCCTTGCAACTGTCCGGGTCACCGTCCGTGAGACGGTCGGGGTGACCATATGTGTTACCGTCAGTGTTGTTACTCTCAGTGTTGCTCCTTAAAAAGGAGACCCTGGTAATAGTGCTCTTTCCAGCTGTTTCCTTTCCAGACTCAATGCCAACCATGTCTGTAATAACAGATAAACACAATATGATCAACAAATTACGATTATGTTAGTAACATAACACAAGACAATTACAATTTAGAACAGTTAACACACTAAATACTCACTTGAACAATAGATATGTTGACAAAGTTATTCTCAAACCTCTTTAGGAAAGTGAACAGCTGGTAAGTAAGTCTCGAGGTTCTGCTCGCCCGTGTTATGCCTcacgataagctgtagaccatactatttaccaagagtgtTTACCTGTATAATACATattatattacctcaactaccttgtacccctgcacattgattcgTTACTTGTACTCATTGTTTTTAATCGCATTACAATTTCCTTTTTTActtagcattggctcacaaaactgcctctaacttccttcatactggacacagagacatacaaatgatATCCAGAAGTTTATCTGACACAGGGGAAGTTCCCAAAaccctgaagtatccctttaaccatCACCACAGTGTGTGTGATATGTCGTATTGTACAGGGATTGCGCTCACCTTGCGGATCAGTGTCATGCCCACCCTCTTGATTTGACTGGATTGCAAAGGAACTCTCTCTGAGCTCTGCAGGACTGAACTGTAGGAAATATAAAAAGGACAGGCAGAAACACACCCATTCAATTGAAATGCAATCCATTATGATAAGAGTTCAGCTATAACTAAAAAGTAAACTTACAGACAGATCCCTAGGGGTGGTGACCGGCTGTGGTCCTTTGCAGCACAGCAGAGAGAAAGGTCTCTGCTTGGTCTTGGGGTGCTCCTTGAAACACAGGCTGAACACCTTTGCAGGGAGGCAGACATCCCAGTTGTCTGGATGGTCCTTCACAAGATCAGACACCATCCTGTTGGGTTGAAGACAACCATGGTCAAAGTTGAGTATGAAATTAAAAACCATATAAAGGAATGAGTCTAAAACACAAACCTGCTGATCAAGGTTTGTGTGGCCAGATCCAGTGATCCAACTTGCCGATGACGGTATAAGAGAGAGAACCCCCTCAGCTTCAGATGACTGTTTAAGGCAAGGTTGATCTAAAACATGAATAAATGTAAAAACAccttgtacagtggggcaaaaaagtatttagtcagccaccaattgtgcaagttctcccacttaaaaagatgaggcctgtaattttcatcataggtacacttcaactatgacagacaaaattagaaaaaaaatccagaaaatcacattgtaggattttttatgaatttatttgcaaattatggtggataataagtattttgtcaataacaaaagtttatctcaatactttgttatataccctttgttggcaatgacagaggtcaaacgttttctgtaagtcttcacacactgttgctggtattttggcccattcctcgatgcagatctcctctagagcagtgatgttttggggctgttgctgggcaacacaactctctccaaagattttctatggggttgagatctggggactggctaggccactccaggaccttgaaatgcttcttacgaagccactccttcgttgcccgggcagtgtgtttgggatcattgtcatgctgaaagacccatccacgtttcatcttcaatgcctttgctgatggaaggttttcactcaaaatctcacgatacatggccccatttattctttcctttacacggatcagtcgtcctggtccctttgcagaaaaacagccccaaagcatgatgtttccacccgcatgcttcacagtaggtagggtgttctttggatgcaactcagcattctttgtcctccaaacacgacaagttgagttaccaccaaaaagttatattttggtttcatctgaccatatgacattctcccaatcttcttctggatcatccaaatgctctctagcaaacttcagacgggcctggacatgtactggcttaagcagggggacacgtctggcactgcaggatttgagtccctggcggcgtagtgtgttactgatagtaggctttgttactttggtcccagctctctgcaggtcattcactaggtccccccgtgtggttctgggatttttgctcactgttcttgtgataattttgaccccacggggtgagatcttgcgtggagccccagatcgagggagattatcagtggtcttgtatgtcttccatttcctaattatTGCCCCCACAGTTGaattcttcaaaccaagctgcttacctattgcagattcagtcttcccagcctggtgcaggtctacaattttgtttctggtgtcctttgacagctctttggtcttggccatagtggagtttggagtgtgattgtttgaggttgtggacaggtgtcttttatactgattacaagttcaaacaggtgccattaatacaggtaacgagtggaggacagaggagcctcttaaagaagaagttacaggtctgagagccagaaatcttgcttgtttgtaggtgaccaaatacttattattcaccatcatttgcaaataaattcattaaaaatcctacaatgtgattttctggattttttttctcattttgtctgtcatagttgaagtgtacctatgatgaaaattacaggcctctctcatctttttaagtgggagaacttgcacaattggtggctgactaaatacttttttgccccactgtacgatTCTCTAATGAACCACTCTGGACCTATTGACTGCTAGTGCATATATGAACCAACCTCAAGATTGTTGCAAGGTACGTGTAACAGTAAGTATgtgacaaaatatattttgccTCACCTTACTGGTAAACTTCCTCTTTAGTCGAACAAGGATTCCAAAAGGGAAGCCAAAGTGAGAGATGACTTCAGCGACATGCTGTGCTACCTCAGTAGAGCTACAACCTCTCAGGGGGAAGGCCTCCACCCATTTGGAATAGAAGTCTGTCAAGGTCAGAACGTACTGGTGTCCGTTCGGTGTTAGGGGCAGTGGCCCTCTAATGTCCATACCCAGCCACTCCCATGCCTCTGTGATCTGGGTAAGAATGGGAGACAATGTATAGTACTGTTTTAATGACACTCTTATTGGTTTTCGATCCAGAGTGAGACATATTAGAAAAAGACAGACCATTGAATCAATGATCAACTTGGAGgctctatccctaaccctgtatTAGAGACTGAAAGTTTACACATCCTTCATTACCTCTATTATGTGCTTGAGGGGTGGAAGTTGGAACTCCATGTTCTCACATGCCACCTGAAAATAAAGTGCATTGTTTATCAAATTCTTAGCATAAGCTATTGGTATATAGCATAAGCTACAGGTTATTCAAGTGAGCAAACAACTTACCTTCGGGGCAACATCATCTTTGAATCCCCAGCGAATACTCTGCAAAGATCAATATGAGGAAAATTTTATTAAATGTCTACATAATGCAAAAAAACAGTAAATAATTCCTGTATATCTGGCAAAGCAACAGTCCAATCAGACCACCTAGAGCCACTCACATGTGGTAGACAGTAATCACTGTGGAAGAAACCTGGGAGGGATTCAGCCATTTGGATTTCTTCATCTACATGGATATACCAACTTGAAGAGGTAACTTTTTCTGGAGCTCTGATCCGTCAAAATATAAGTTGACAATTGAAAAAGCAAGAACTAGAACACAGGTAGAAACCATTCTGCTCTACAGTGACGTTGTGCATTCCAAAAAGAGCAAATTTAACTTTCACTTAAATTCACAAGGTTATTTACTTAGTATTGTCTTTAGCCAGCTTGCTCGTCTCTGATGTGATGGTGGGGCTTGGTGTTGTGACCGGTTCAGCCACTGTAACAGCATGGGCAGCAGTATACTTCTCTGGCAACCCATCACTCTGCATGCCAAAAACAAAGATAATGACCACCATTACTGCGTGGACGCATGTACTTTAAACATGCCGTGTGTAGGCTATGCATTTACATATCAATGCTTCACTTAGCAAGTGAAAACATAGCTGAGTTACATCAAATGCAATACCAAGATGGACACTAATGTGCAATGTGGGACGCCAAATACAGCCAAGGAGTTTATTCGCCTCTTCCAGTACCTTACCCTGGCTCTTCTACTCTGTGGGTGGATGGATGCCTGTAGAAGGAACACATTTAATTTAAATCACACGTTAAAATATTGTACATCTAGTTATCATAAACCGTATTATTTGTGTAGTTAGTTCTGACTTTGGGATGTATCTCGCTAGATACATTTTTTGTTTCAGTGTACCTTCTTCTTTTGAAAGTTCTCTGGGAAGTCAAAAATGGTCGGGACTGCGTCTGGCGTGAGACGTTGACGTTTGTCCATCCGGCAAATGTACTTGTCTTCAAAGTGAATGGAGCACACACGGTGGTGGTGTTGCGGATTCCAGTCTTTCCACTTCATATTAATAATCCATCGCTTGCGTCTTTCAGGGTCATTTTTGGGGAAACTGTTACCAGAAACATTAATACACCAGCAAATTGGTATCACAATAGTATCAAATGATGAATAGTAAATCCATAAATGATGTATGTAGATTTATAAGAGAACAGTATCGCAACAGAACATATCTAGCTAATTAAGCTTTTTTGTAATTGGTTTTCTCTTGCACACTAACGTTATTTGTACAAGCTAGCTAGAACTTTTACTTTAGCTAACAATACCATAGCTATCTACCGTACCCCGTAGTAGGCATCACAGTTATGACCAAATACTTGTTACTGTTTtcattacgttggtaaccagtttataatatcaataaggcacctctggggtttgtggtatatagccgatataccacggctaataaAGTTAACGTGTCTCGAGCAAGACGGTATAACGTACCTAAAAAATCCTACATCAGCTTTGGGACCGCGATTTTTGCAGTTGTATGCTGAACACAGTGTTGGCATTTTTGTCGCTGTGTgaaatgaacaaaaataaaatacgAGGCACAACTAGCTAACTAAACGTTCTCAGAGGTGATGATGCCGCCGGATGTTAATGTTTTTTACACGGGTCGTTCTTGTTCTTCTTCGTGTAGTTTTCTGGCAGACTACACACTTTTGTTGCGTATTGCTGCCTTTCACAGGTCGGAGTGTGAATTGCAAATGTTCTTCACAAAATGGGCAAATATAAAATGCACCGTCTACATAAACGCCACTATTCACGGTTGCCAGGTATTCAAAACCCGCACACAACTAGcccaacatgtttttttttctgcaGCAAGGGAAGTTGCCACATTTAGCCCCCAAAAAACTTTTGCGTAACATTATCGAGTTAAGAAGGAATATCAACGTAAATTGTAACGACGTAAGAAGAACAATTCGGGTTGCCATGAAAATGATtgagagttaaagtgactaataAAGGAATTTAAATATCAAGAGCAATTATAATTCGCCCTCATTAAAATCGACAGATAATTTTCCATCAATGGATGACTATTTAACTAATTTGACTGCTGTGATTAAACAATACGGCCCGGGGAGGTGAGGTAGGCTATATGGCGAATATACCAAGGCTAAATGCTGTTCTTTAAGCACGACACaccgtggagtgcctggatacagcaattagccgtggtatatcggcAATATACAACAAACCCCAGAGGTGTCTTATTGATATTATAAATGGGTTACCAACGCAATTAGAACAGTAACAATTATTTGGTCATACCTGtagtatatggtctgatatgccacacgttcagccaatcagcattcagggcttgaaccacccatgTGCATAACTATAGATAAATCCAACAGGAGAGTTTGAGGGATGAAAGTTGGACAGAGGATCTCGAAATCTCTATGCTAGAAACACTCGGATGAATTAATAATTGTAATGTTTGGCAATTGTGACATTATGTGCCAGATGTTAAGACTAAAAACCGTTATAAATGGTCTATTTGGGAGATTGACTCATCATTTCAATAGGTATAGGCTAGACCTATTAACTAAAATATGGATTTATGATTGTAATTCAACTTTGTCATAGTTTGGTTAGCTAGATGCAGATAGACTACAGCACATGATATGCCTACATCCTAATTTCAGATCGCCTACAGTCCCCTAGGCAAGATGTAAAATGAACGATTTAGCAGCTTGCTAAATTCAAATTGTCAGACTAATTTATTCAACATGCATAGGGAGGTGATTTCGATGTAGGAACTGTTTCCCTTCTGGAATAGGCTACTGAGGATGGGGTTATAATTTCAATCACTGAATCGAATATTAATAACATGGATATGAATTGAATAGGCCTATGCTTGTCAACAACAGTCAGTGGTTTTTATATATTGTTTTATCTGTAACCTAATCTGACAGACTATTACCCTCAATCTAATGCATTCTAGTAACAGCTGATCAGCAATTGCGATAGAACTGTGACGATGACACACAATTGATGACTTCCAATTTCATTAACCAAACATGGACATTAATAATacaaggctacaacaacaatAAACTTGAGTTTTGGCTATTTATTAAATcagtttgccagctccaggtagaCTACACAAGTGGCACAAATTGATTTGCAATGACTCCAGTGATATCATTTCAACATATTTCTTGTATAaatggtaggctacagtagcctacataggCATAGAAATTAATAGGCTActtgatttatttaactaggcaagtcagttaaaacaaattcctatttacaataacggcgaacagtggtgctgtttccccAACTGCGGATTCGATAATTCAACCGAAACTAAACCAAAATGCCTGAATCAAACCAAAGTAACCCATCTCCCACTAACAACAATAAACCTATCCCAACAAGCCTATCATAACAATTCATCATGGAAGCTAGTCAGACTCTCTGCCCAAACCTGACCTAGTAACCTCCTCTCAACCTGGTTTTGCCCTCACAGTTTCACAAATGGGAAACACAGCCTCATGTGTGACATTTGTTACACTACACCTGATCTTCCTGAACCGCAAAGGTACTAGTTATTATACTGTATCACAGGCTAGCCCCAATGTGCCGATGCTATTCCTTGCTTGGACAGCATTGTCCCGCATTTTCCCATTGACAAAAAACtacacagagccttcagaaagtattcacaccccttgactttttccacattttgtgttacagcctgaattttcaATTGATGAAATTGAGATGTtactgacctacacacacacaataccccaaaatgtcaAACTGGAATTATGCTttcagaaatgtttacaaattcataaaaaatgaaaagttgaaatgtctggagtcaataagtattaaacccctttgttatggcaagcctaaagaaGTTCTGGAGTAAAAATCAGCTTAACACGTCATAATAAATTGCATAGACtcactctgtgttcaataatagtgtttaatatcaatcttgaatgactacctctgtaccccacacatacagataattgtaaggtccctcagttgaaaAGTGAATTTtatgaggattctgtgttatgcaATATAGCCCGTTACcatgtcccgaagcaagcaccagttagcctgaaGCTAGCCTCATGCTAGGTCTATCTCCCGGCTAGTtaaagaggtccatcagccactccttgggctacaatacctattttgctaATTGACCTGGACCCGTTTTACTGCTGACACGGAGCCCTGCCGaaccatcacgactggtctaccgACGT includes the following:
- the LOC139421484 gene encoding uncharacterized protein codes for the protein MPTLCSAYNCKNRGPKADVGFFSFPKNDPERRKRWIINMKWKDWNPQHHHRVCSIHFEDKYICRMDKRQRLTPDAVPTIFDFPENFQKKKASIHPQSRRARSDGLPEKYTAAHAVTVAEPVTTPSPTITSETSKLAKDNTKAPEKVTSSSWYIHVDEEIQMAESLPGFFHSDYCLPHSIRWGFKDDVAPKVACENMEFQLPPLKHIIEITEAWEWLGMDIRGPLPLTPNGHQYVLTLTDFYSKWVEAFPLRGCSSTEVAQHVAEVISHFGFPFGILVRLKRKFTSKINLALNSHLKLRGFSLLYRHRQVGSLDLATQTLISRMVSDLVKDHPDNWDVCLPAKVFSLCFKEHPKTKQRPFSLLCCKGPQPVTTPRDLSFSPAELRESSFAIQSNQEGGHDTDPQDMVGIESGKETAGKSTITRVSFLRSNTESNNTDGNTYGHPDRLTDGDPDSCKDGSTDANPDGSTDANPDGSTDANPDGSTDANPDGSTDANPDGSTDANNNRNTNSERSSEEHHAMEN